One genomic region from Solwaraspora sp. WMMD792 encodes:
- a CDS encoding Crp/Fnr family transcriptional regulator, with the protein MEMRLPEPGDALTGVDMFAGLEPEVRQRVIAAAVPRTYRRGQLLFVENDPGESLIVLKRGAVAVFRTAPTGERAVLSVVRPPDVLGEVSLLDASTRSASAEAIEDCTALALSRGAFMDLVHSNPRILDAVMRSLGALIRRLTEQNADHVFLDLPGRVAKTLVRLAGESQAPMITIELNQSQLAEMAGGSRQSVNQAIGSFSNRGWLRTEGRRIVVTDVAALRRRAGMADR; encoded by the coding sequence GTGGAGATGCGCCTGCCGGAGCCGGGTGACGCGCTCACCGGCGTGGACATGTTCGCCGGGCTCGAACCCGAGGTCCGGCAACGGGTCATCGCTGCCGCCGTGCCCCGCACCTACCGCAGGGGTCAGTTGCTCTTCGTCGAGAACGACCCGGGCGAGTCGCTCATCGTGCTCAAAAGGGGCGCCGTCGCGGTCTTCCGCACCGCGCCGACCGGCGAACGGGCGGTGTTGTCCGTCGTCCGCCCGCCCGACGTGCTGGGCGAGGTGTCGCTGCTGGACGCGTCGACCCGGTCGGCGTCCGCCGAGGCCATCGAGGACTGCACCGCGCTGGCGTTGTCCCGGGGCGCGTTCATGGATCTGGTGCACTCCAACCCGCGCATTCTCGACGCGGTGATGCGCTCACTCGGTGCGCTGATCCGCCGGCTCACCGAGCAGAACGCCGATCACGTCTTCCTCGATCTGCCCGGTCGGGTGGCCAAGACGCTGGTCCGGCTGGCCGGGGAGAGCCAGGCCCCGATGATCACCATCGAGCTGAACCAGAGCCAGCTGGCGGAGATGGCCGGTGGCTCCCGGCAGAGCGTCAACCAGGCGATCGGATCGTTCAGCAACCGGGGTTGGCTGCGTACCGAAGGTCGGCGGATCGTGGTGACCGACGTGGCCGCGCTGCGCCGCCGGGCCGGAATGGCCGACCGATGA
- a CDS encoding adenylate/guanylate cyclase domain-containing protein gives MARCDSRLPTRRSREEAGIAAPCEKCGRTAADDDRYCGGCGTALIPVCAHCDRPLAADASFCTSCGQPQGGRRPTEPSQEDRRRVSVLFIDLINFTPYVERVDPEQVRRMQTNFFSIARRVVGQYGGVVEKYIGDAVMALFGAPVATENDALRCVRAGLDLRRALTEFTATAGEGLRFRIGVATGEALVDTGAARDGGQAFLAGDVVNTASRMQAVAPADGLLVCGVTHGLTKEAIRYDPQPAVTLRGRSSPTEVWLALAPLRPVPADRQTDATPLIDREHELGLLVNALYRSIRDQRPQVLTVLGQAGIGKSRLVRELLRHTERLVDQPVTWRIGRCPPFGENVTFAALADIVKAEAGILDTDLATVAEQKLAAGVQALVGPEADRLVDALRPLVGLPHRNLPAEETESAWRRFLLALAARQPTVLVFEDLHWADEAMLRFVELLGASARQVPLLLLCTARPELISREPAWAGTTPGALTVTLPPLRDTGVAALYAHMFGAAPFSADLLGPLIEVADGNPLYAHEYVRMLMEQGALRRSGRGWALTRSGQLPIPDSVHGVIANRMDLLDVTDRAVLLAAAVVGVQFWPGAVAAALGQPVELVDRALRRLEQRDFVHEQPDSAMAQQPEFRFRHVLVRDVCYQRLPRNERVARHARTADWLDTLAGDRDTDLAEVLAHHRWAAHEIAHTLGLETHGYADAARDALHRAARRAYALHALDVASGHVERALRLVTVAGTDGLGERLQLELLGAELAFLRDGPGFLAEGGTDRLGALADQLAEVNDQGCAARAWTLLGRAAWLRTDRDEALRCLDRAVELFDALPDTDQKADAYAELGRLHMLNLERDPAVAAAGAAAEIADRLGLTEALANARITVAMARYQAGDRSGLDELRAATAMCREHQLLALPRALQNLSYALCEEGDWSGAQELMSGAASGSGLSTGYSGEAMRAYFAGDFAAFLAAADAFVATPSGRWDIQVRGLRACLRVLRGDPVPMADQSGVDDVADAVRAARDSGFRRPYWNSLGLGALCRALQGRGAEAAALLDELDRSWSKVPALASGEWIAAAAFAAAIAGRGPAVQVRAMLDRVQHRTPWAEAALRTVTGAVAAADGEDRRAGELYAAAAAGFADIDATTDRMIALALAVAAWRRGGDRDADAAALAEVRSFALRNKAPGLLHLGDQGTGGYRWSPTLAS, from the coding sequence GTGGCCAGATGCGACAGTAGGCTCCCGACTCGACGTTCCCGCGAGGAGGCTGGCATCGCTGCCCCGTGCGAAAAGTGTGGCCGGACCGCGGCCGACGACGACCGCTACTGCGGCGGCTGCGGTACGGCGCTCATCCCTGTCTGCGCGCACTGCGACCGCCCGCTGGCGGCCGACGCGAGCTTCTGCACCTCCTGCGGCCAGCCGCAGGGTGGCCGACGGCCGACCGAGCCGAGTCAGGAGGACCGACGTCGGGTCAGCGTCCTGTTCATCGACCTGATCAACTTCACGCCGTACGTGGAACGGGTCGACCCCGAGCAGGTCCGGCGGATGCAGACGAACTTCTTCTCCATCGCGCGCCGGGTCGTCGGCCAGTACGGCGGGGTGGTGGAGAAGTACATCGGCGACGCGGTGATGGCGCTGTTCGGTGCACCGGTGGCCACCGAGAACGACGCCCTGCGCTGCGTCCGGGCCGGGCTCGACCTGCGCCGCGCCCTGACCGAGTTCACCGCGACGGCCGGCGAGGGACTCCGGTTCCGCATCGGCGTGGCCACCGGCGAGGCACTGGTCGACACCGGCGCGGCCCGCGACGGCGGCCAGGCGTTCCTGGCCGGCGACGTGGTCAACACCGCGTCCCGGATGCAGGCGGTGGCACCGGCCGACGGGTTGCTGGTGTGCGGCGTCACGCACGGGCTGACCAAGGAGGCGATCCGCTACGACCCGCAGCCGGCGGTGACGCTGCGCGGCCGGTCGTCGCCGACCGAGGTGTGGCTGGCACTGGCCCCGCTGCGTCCGGTGCCGGCCGACCGGCAGACCGACGCGACCCCGCTGATCGACCGCGAACACGAGCTGGGGTTGCTGGTCAACGCGCTGTACCGGTCGATCCGCGACCAGCGCCCCCAGGTGCTCACCGTGCTCGGCCAGGCCGGCATCGGCAAGAGCCGACTGGTCCGGGAGCTGCTGCGGCACACCGAACGGCTGGTCGACCAGCCGGTCACCTGGCGGATCGGACGGTGCCCGCCGTTCGGGGAGAACGTCACGTTCGCCGCGCTCGCCGACATCGTCAAGGCCGAGGCCGGCATCCTCGACACCGACCTGGCCACCGTCGCCGAGCAGAAGTTGGCCGCCGGGGTCCAGGCCCTGGTGGGGCCGGAGGCGGACCGGCTGGTCGACGCGTTGCGCCCACTGGTCGGGCTGCCGCACCGCAACCTGCCGGCCGAGGAGACCGAGTCGGCGTGGCGGCGGTTCCTGCTCGCCCTGGCCGCCCGGCAGCCGACCGTGCTGGTCTTCGAGGACCTGCACTGGGCCGACGAGGCGATGCTGCGCTTCGTCGAGCTGCTCGGCGCCTCCGCCCGCCAGGTGCCGCTGCTGCTGCTGTGCACCGCCCGACCCGAGCTGATCAGCCGTGAGCCGGCCTGGGCGGGCACCACTCCGGGCGCGCTGACCGTCACCCTGCCGCCGCTGCGCGACACCGGGGTGGCCGCGCTGTACGCGCACATGTTCGGCGCGGCGCCGTTCTCGGCCGACCTGCTCGGCCCGTTGATCGAGGTGGCCGACGGCAACCCGCTCTATGCCCATGAGTACGTGCGGATGCTGATGGAGCAGGGGGCGTTGCGGCGCAGCGGCCGTGGTTGGGCGTTGACCCGCAGCGGCCAGCTGCCGATCCCGGACAGTGTGCACGGGGTGATCGCCAACCGGATGGATCTGCTGGACGTCACCGACCGGGCGGTGCTGCTCGCCGCAGCCGTGGTCGGCGTGCAGTTCTGGCCCGGCGCGGTCGCCGCCGCCCTCGGCCAGCCGGTGGAGCTGGTCGACCGGGCGCTGCGCCGGTTGGAGCAGCGCGACTTCGTCCACGAACAGCCGGATTCGGCGATGGCGCAGCAACCCGAGTTCCGGTTCCGCCACGTGCTGGTCCGCGACGTCTGCTACCAGCGGCTGCCCCGCAACGAACGGGTCGCCCGGCACGCCCGGACCGCCGACTGGCTGGACACCCTCGCCGGCGACCGGGACACCGACCTGGCCGAGGTGCTGGCCCACCACCGGTGGGCAGCGCACGAGATCGCGCACACGCTGGGTCTGGAGACCCACGGGTACGCCGATGCTGCCCGGGACGCCCTGCACCGTGCGGCCCGCCGGGCGTACGCCCTGCACGCGCTGGACGTGGCGAGCGGGCACGTGGAACGCGCGCTGCGCCTGGTGACCGTCGCCGGCACCGACGGACTGGGTGAGCGGTTGCAGCTCGAACTGCTCGGCGCCGAGCTCGCGTTTCTGCGCGACGGCCCGGGCTTCCTCGCCGAGGGTGGCACCGACCGGCTGGGTGCGCTCGCCGACCAGCTGGCCGAGGTCAACGACCAGGGGTGCGCGGCCCGGGCCTGGACCCTGCTCGGGCGGGCCGCCTGGCTGCGGACCGACCGGGACGAGGCGCTGCGCTGCCTCGACCGGGCGGTGGAACTGTTCGACGCGCTGCCGGACACCGACCAGAAGGCCGACGCGTACGCCGAACTGGGGCGGCTGCACATGCTCAACCTGGAACGGGACCCGGCGGTCGCGGCGGCCGGGGCGGCGGCCGAGATCGCCGACCGGCTGGGGCTGACCGAGGCGCTGGCCAACGCCCGGATCACCGTCGCCATGGCCCGGTACCAGGCCGGTGACCGATCCGGGCTGGACGAGCTGCGGGCGGCCACCGCGATGTGTCGCGAGCACCAGTTGCTCGCGCTGCCCCGGGCGCTGCAGAACCTGTCGTACGCGTTGTGCGAGGAGGGCGACTGGTCCGGTGCCCAGGAGCTGATGTCCGGTGCCGCGTCCGGCTCCGGGCTGAGCACCGGATACTCCGGCGAAGCCATGCGTGCCTACTTCGCCGGGGACTTCGCCGCTTTCCTCGCCGCGGCCGACGCGTTCGTCGCGACGCCCAGCGGCCGGTGGGACATCCAGGTACGGGGCCTACGGGCGTGTCTGCGGGTGCTGCGCGGCGATCCGGTGCCCATGGCCGACCAGAGCGGGGTCGACGACGTCGCCGACGCGGTCCGCGCGGCCCGGGACAGCGGCTTCCGCCGGCCGTACTGGAACAGCCTCGGGTTGGGCGCGTTGTGCCGCGCGCTGCAGGGGCGGGGTGCGGAGGCCGCGGCGCTGCTCGACGAGCTGGACCGGTCCTGGTCGAAGGTGCCCGCGCTGGCCAGCGGCGAGTGGATCGCGGCTGCCGCGTTCGCCGCCGCGATCGCCGGCCGTGGCCCGGCGGTGCAGGTACGGGCGATGCTCGACCGGGTGCAGCATCGGACCCCGTGGGCCGAGGCCGCGCTGCGGACGGTGACCGGGGCGGTGGCGGCGGCCGACGGCGAAGACCGCCGGGCAGGCGAGCTGTACGCCGCCGCGGCGGCCGGGTTCGCCGACATCGACGCGACCACCGACCGGATGATCGCGTTGGCGCTGGCCGTCGCGGCGTGGCGGCGTGGCGGCGACCGCGACGCCGACGCGGCGGCGCTGGCCGAGGTGCGAAGCTTCGCGCTGCGTAACAAGGCACCCGGGTTGCTGCACCTCGGCGACCAGGGCACGGGCGGCTACCGCTGGTCTCCGACGCTGGCGTCGTGA
- a CDS encoding polyadenylate-specific 3'-exoribonuclease AS: protein MIYRYFYDCEFIEDGRLVDLVSIGVVDEHGREFYAVSTEFDGARAVPWVRRHVLDKLPSPADPAWRSRARIRDELYAFLVAPLRDGSATELELWAWYAAYDHVALAQLWGAMPALPREIPRFTKDLRQRWDDAGRPELPASAADRHDALVDARHNLARWQVISRAYRR, encoded by the coding sequence ATGATCTACCGCTACTTCTACGACTGCGAGTTCATCGAGGACGGGCGCCTCGTCGATCTGGTTTCGATCGGTGTCGTCGACGAGCACGGCCGGGAGTTCTACGCGGTCTCCACGGAGTTCGACGGTGCCCGGGCGGTGCCGTGGGTGCGTCGCCACGTGCTCGACAAGCTGCCGTCACCGGCCGATCCGGCCTGGCGGTCCCGGGCGCGGATCCGCGACGAGCTGTACGCGTTCCTGGTCGCGCCGCTGCGCGACGGTTCGGCCACCGAGTTGGAGCTGTGGGCCTGGTACGCCGCGTACGATCATGTGGCGCTGGCCCAGTTGTGGGGGGCCATGCCGGCCCTGCCCCGGGAGATTCCCCGGTTCACCAAGGACCTGCGGCAGCGGTGGGACGACGCCGGTCGGCCGGAGCTGCCGGCGTCGGCCGCCGACCGGCACGACGCGCTCGTCGACGCACGCCACAACCTTGCCCGCTGGCAGGTGATCAGCCGGGCCTACCGGCGGTGA